The window AAATCACTGAAGAAGGTGAACTGGCCGTAATCTCATCTGTCTCGCACTAATATCCGGCTATTAATGGCATAAAAACAGAGCAGCGCCTCCCGTAATGGAAGGGCGCTGCTCTGCTGGTAATCATGCTTTATTCCGCCATAGCTTGCCGGGCAGATTACCAGGCGTAGGCTTCAGGAGCCGGACGGCCCGGTCCCGGGAAAATCTCGCTGAGCTTCTTCAGCGTCTCTTCGTCCAGAACAATCTCCGTTACCCGCAGCGAATCCTCGAACTGCTGCATCGTTCTCGGCCCGATAATCGGGGCCGTAACCGCCGGATTGGCCAGTACCCAGGCCAAAGCCACCTGATCCTCATGCTCGCCCAGTTCCTTGCACAGGGCAGAGAACTGCTCCAGCTGGCCGCGGTGCTGCTCCAGCTTAGCCGAGCGGGCGCTGCGCACGCCGGTCTTGGACAGCGCGTTGCGGCCCAGCAGCCCACCGGCAAGCGGACTCCATGGAATTACGCCGAGGCCCAGCTCCTGCGAAGCAGGCAGTACCTCAAGCTCCGGCGTCCGTTCAAGCAGGTTGTACAAATGCTGCTCGGAGACCAGGCCCAGGAAATGGCGGGCTTTCGCCTGTGCCTGGGCGGCAGCAATATGCCAGCCGGCAAAGTTGCTGGAACCGATATAACCCGCTTTGCCCTGAGCTACAGCAATCTCAAAAGCGCCCCACAGCTCATCCCAGGATACATTGCGGTCGACATGGTGCATTTGATAGAGCTCAACATGATCAGTCTGCAGGCGCTTTAGCGATCCCTCAAGATGACGTCTGATTTTATAAGCGGATAAGCCGGAACCGGAATTAGGCCCGTCATGCTCATCGAACATTTCGCCGTATACTTTGGTCGCAAGCACCACCTTCTCGCGCCGTCCGCCGCCCTGCTTAAACCAGCGGCCGATTATTTCTTCCGTCCAGCCGCGGCGCTCCTGGCCTCCGTAGACATTGGCTGTATCAAAAAAGTTAATTCCCGCATCCAGCGCGGCATCCATAATCCGGAAAGCTTCCTTCTCTTCGGTTTCCGGGCCAAAATTCATCGTGCCGAGACAGAGCTGGCTGACCTTGAGGCCTGATTTACCCAAATAACTGTACTTCACACTTGTTTCCTCCCTTTAATCCCTGAATGGTTGTCCGCAATTCATTTTCACTATACCCCTTAGAGTCCACTATAAGGCAAGATTTTTTTCAGGCTCACAACTGCCCGATATACGATAATCAAAAAAAAGCCGCCTCAATCGGTGATCAAGATCACCTGAGGAACGGCTGTTTTGTTCGTTTAGTTTCATCTGTTATCCAAATCAGGTACCGCAAAATGTCCGGTAAGGACTGGAGCAGCTCTCAGGCAGTGTCGAGTATTCCTCCTGTTCTGGAGTGTACGCATAAGGGTTCGAAAGAACACTAAGCAGCCGCTCCATTACACTATAGTCTTCCCGTTCTACCGCAGCCTCCAGGGCCTCTTCTACCCGGTGATTGCGCGGGATCAGTGCTGGATTGCTGCTGCGCATCAGCAGGCGGGAGGACGCTTGAGATTCTTCCTGTCTGCTCAGCCTCGCCTCCCATAACTCCTTCCACTTCGCAAAATCCTCATTCCCGAACAGGACCGTATCTTCCGGTCTGCCCAAAGTTAAGGCACGGAAAGTATTGGTGTAGTCCGCCCGGTTCTTCTGCATCATCCCGAGAAGTCCGTCAATAAGTGATTCGTCCTGCTGTTCTTCGTTAAAGATGCCCAGCTTCGCCCTCATTCCCGTGAGCCAAATCCGGAGAACCCTCTCTGTGAAATCTGAAAGGGCATCCTCGGCCAGTTTGACAGCCTGCGGCTCATTGTCATGAAGCAGCGGCAGAAGAGCCTCAGCAAATCTCGCGAGATTCCAGGCGGCAATACGTGGCTGATTGCCATAGGCATAGCGGCCCTGAAGATCAATGGAACTAAATACTGTCTCCGGATCATAGGTATCCAAAAAGGCGCATGGGCCATAATCTATGGTTTCTCCGCTGAGGGCCATGTTGTCGGTATTCATCACCCCGTGAACAAAGCCGACGAGCTGCCATCTGGCAATCAGCTCAGCCTGACGGTTAATCACTTCCTTGAGCAGGGAAAGATAACGGTCCACTCCACCCTCAGCTTCCGGGTAATGCCGTTGTAATGTGTAATCAGCCAGGGCTTGGAGATCTTGGGTATTCCCCCTTGCGGCGGCGTATTGAAAGGTACCGACACGAAGATGACTGGCAGCCACACGGGTAAGAACCGCACCTGGCTGCTCCGTTTCCCGGATGACGGATTCACCGGTTGTGACTACCGCCAAACTGCGGGTCGTCGGAATGCCAAGCGCATGCATGGCTTCGCTGATGATGTATTCGCGGAGCATCGGCCCCAGTGCCGCCCGGCCATCGCCCCTCCGGCTGTATGGTGTTCTGCCTGAGCCTTTGAGCTGAATGTCAACGCGCACACCCGGCGGCGTAATCTGTTCCCCGATCAATACTGCCCGGCCGTCACCTAACATGGTAAAATGCCCGAATTGATGCCCTGCATAAGCTTGAGCAAGAGGCACCGCACCTTCAGGAACCTCATTGCCTGCAAGAACCGCAACGCCGTCATTGCTTCGCAGTGCTGAATGGTTCAATCCCAGGGCTGCTGCTAAGTGCTCATTAAGAATGATCAGCTTCGGCAAGCGGACTGGGGTTGGCTTGAGCTTTGAAAAGAATGATTCCGGCAGGCTGGCATAACTATTGTCTAAATTCCACCCAGCATCCCTTATTTCTATTTTCTCCGTCATAAGGTCTCCTTTTTTTGCAACAGTTTTCCTTTTAGTGTATACTTCTGCTCCTGAATTATCCTCTTACCCGCTTACGGTGCCACGGGTTTGATTCATGAATGGCGTTAGTATAAGCACCTTTAATACATCCTTAACCCATAATCAACTGGTTCCAATCTCGGCTGCAGGCCACCGCGGAATCCGCCTGAAATCATTTGGATATGTTCCTATACGATAAAAAAACAAGCCCTGAAAACAGGACTTGTTAGTATAAGGCCATCGTTATTCCCCGTTATTCCTCGTTGTCCCAAGGACTGCTATCCGGAAAAAGCACTTCTCCGCTTCGCTGTCTAATTCCCACTATTTCCTGCAGAGTTCCCGTTAGCTCCCCGGGAGGATAAGGCTTGGTTAAATATTTCTGGACATTGTCCAGCATATTCTTGTCCGCCTTGTCCAGAGCAGAGGAAATAATAATCGGGACATGCTCTGTACGGACGTCATCCTTCAGCATACGGATCAGATCCCAGCCGTCCAGTTCTTCCCCCAGCATCAGGTCTACAACGATTGCCACAAAAGGCGTCTTCAGCGCCTGCTCATAGGCTTCCTGCGGATGGTAATGATGAGTTACGCGGAAGCCCTTGCCTTTCAGCTCCTCAGACAGCAGCAGTGACAGGCTGTAATCATCCTCCACAATCATTACGTTCGGTTTCTGGTCCTTGTCGGCACTTAATTTAATGGGCTCATCCTCATGCCGGTTGCCTGAAGCATTGCGAAGGGGAAGACTGAACCAGACCGTTGAGCCTTCGCCTTCTTCCGACTCAATGCCGATTGAACCTTTCTGCTTCTCAATAATCTCTTTACAGATAGCAAGTCCAAGTCCTGTTCCGCCGATCCGTTTGGAGGCGCTGTTGTCGACTCTTCTGAATTTCTGGAACAGCTGGCCGATCTGATTTTTGGGAATGCCCAGCCCGTGATCCTGAATCTCCACAACAACCCGCTCCGGTTCATTATGCAGCATTACCTTGATCTCGCTGGCGCCCGGCGAGAATTTGATCGCATTACTGAGCAGATTCGTCAGCACCTGGACGATCTTGTCTCTGTCCACGTCAACCTCGGCATTCTGCGCTTCATCTTCCAGCAGAATATGATGTGTCCCGCTAAGCTTGTATTGGTCTATCACTCCAAGGACAAGCTCACTAAGGTTAAGCGGCTCCGGATTATACTGCTGGGTTCCTGATTCCATACGCTGCAGATCAAGGAAATCATTGATCAGTTCGGTTAGTCGCTGAGCTTCCCTGTGGATGGTCTCCAGGTACTTCAGCTGCTTCTCCGGCTTCATCGTTTTGGACAGCAGCAGTTCTGTGAAGCCGAGGACGCTTGATAACGGGGTCCGCAGCTCATGGCTGACCGTGCTGACCAGATCCGATTTCATCAGATCCAGCTCATATTCGCGGGTAATATCGCGGTGGACGAACAGCGTCCCGAAGCGGGTCTCCCGCCGGTATACCGGTATAGCGTACATGTCGATATGCTTCAGCGATTCTTTGCCTAGCGAATACTTCATGGAGCTGGATTCGATGAAATGCTCGGACATTGCCTTCTGGTAGAACAGCTCAAGCTCATCCGATTCATTGGCTGTATGGATGAAATGCCCGCTCCAGCGTTCTTTTGGAATAAGATCACCTTCGGACCACTCATTATAGCCGAACATCTGGGCTAGAACCTGATTCATATGCAGCATGCTGCCGTCCATTTGCACAAATTGGATTCCTTCATTGACGTTGTTGACAATATCCTGGTTCAGTCTGCGGCCGTATTCAATTTCCTCATACATGAACAGCCTTTCTATGGCCAGCGCTACACGATTCATCATACCTTGGATTTCATTGATCTCATCTTCACTGAAGGAATGCCCAATCCGGGTGCCGCAGAATACAGCGAGGACATCATCTTGCGCATTCACAACTGTCGAGTAAAAGTCATACGAATCTGTACCTTCAGGTGCAATTCCCTGCTCTCTTAACGTAGACGGCCGCTTGGTGATATAGGATTTCTCCGTCCGCATGCGGTGCAGCATATTGCCGCTTTCACTGCCTAGATAACGCTCAACATTCTCCTGCGGCACACCTTTAACCGCGCTGATGTTGTCTTTGACAAGCAGGAAGAGACTGGAGTCAAAGGCATACTGTTTATTCATGAATTCGATGAATTTCTCGGCAAAATCCTGTTTGTCCAGCGTATATGTGATGTCATGATTCAGCTGGTTGCTGCGTTCCAGCATGATTTTGGTCTGCTCTGTATTCTTGAGCGTCTCCGCCAGCTCCTGCTGTACATTCTTCATAGAGGTAATATTGTTGGCAATCAGGATATACTGGTAAATCTCCCCGTCATCATTCAGATAAGGCATTATCGTCATGTGCAGCCAGACCGGAGTACCATTCTTCATGTTCATCCGGATTTCATCGCTCCACACCCCGCCGGTGCTCAGCTTGCGGATGATCTGCTGTGTCTGGGAGTCCGAGAGATTCTGCACATCAAACAATCGGAAGGTAGAGCCGGCCAGCTCTGCATTCTTATAGCCGGTATAGTCACTCAGGTTCTCGTTGGCATAGGTGAAGATCCCCTTCTGTGAAAGGATGGCAACTGCTGAGGACTGGTCCAGTGCCTTCATCATGTTCTCTATTTCGCTTAGCGAACGTTCAAGCTTGAACTGCTGATCCTGAAGCTCATCCTGCTGGGCATGCAGCTCTTCATTCTGCATCATCAGCTCTTCTTCTTTATCCTGTATACTATGGGTCATGTTGAGGAATGCCTCGTAGAGACGGCCGATTTCATCCTGCTTATGCAGCTTGCTCAGCAGCACAGCCTCCCCTGCGGCCAGCGAGTTCGTAGCTTGTTCCAGCTGAACGATCGGATCAATAACAATTTTGAGAATCCTCCAGATCATCAGCGTGAAAAGCAGCAGCAGCGCCATACTGAGGAGAAAAGCGAGAATCGTAAAATCATTCGCCTGTTTCAGGGATTGGTCGACCATATCGCTCAATTGCTGGTTAGAGCGTGTCTCATAATTCTTCGTATACGCCAGGAAATCATTAACGGCCTGCGTGACTCCGTCTTTGGCCAGTACGCGCAGCCCGGCATAGTCATCCTGCTCAACATAAGCGATGAATTTGGGCAGCGTCACATTCTGATACTGAACCACAAACGCTTCCAGATCTTCTCTGAAATCCGCCTCTTCCGGTGAAAGATTCAATTTGGAGTAGGCCCCGAGAACATTCTCCAGCTTATCCAGCGCTTCATAGGCCAGCTTCAGTTCATTGTCGCTTTTGAGCAGGGAATATCCTCTGACACGGAAGAATACCTCTTTCAGCGTTGCAGCCATTTCATTGATGGTTCCGGCCTTATGCTGCAGCACTTCCTGGTTATGGTTCAGCCGCTCTTGCTCTGCATTGATGTAGAAATACAAGCCGGCCCCCGTCAAGATCACCAGTATGATTAAGCCTGCAATAATACGGAAATATTTATGTTTGATACTCATATTACTGAGGCTTCTTCTTATCACTGAGAATGCCCTCCACGATCTGCAGAAGTTCCATTGGGCTAAACGGCTTCGGCATAAAATAACGGGCTCCCGCTTCTCTTGCTATGTTCCGGTCGGCATCCTGCGCTTTGGCAGTCAGCATTAAAATGGGTGTTGCAGCCTTCATCTCTTCATCCATCAAGCCCAGCACTTCAATCCCGGTCAATTCGGGCATCATGTAATCCAGTATCACCAGATCGAACTTGTACCGGGACAGCTTCGTCATCGCCTCACGCCCGTTCTCGGCGGTATGCAGCTCGACTTCCTCCAGATCCTCCAGCGTATCTTCGATCAGCATGCGTAAAACATCCTCATCATCTACAATCAACACTTTTTGCATCGTTCTCTCACCTTTCAAAATGCACCGCGGGCGCTGTATCTTTTAGAATAAAAATCTGTGTGCCAGCCGCTCAACCCTTGTCAGCATTTCCGGCAGATGAAACGGCTTTACAATATAATCATCGGCACCTAGCTGCAGCGCGTGAATAATATCCTGCTGATTATTTCGGCCGGTAAGCATAATAACGAGAATATTCACTTCCGGATACCTGCTGCGGAGCTGCTTGAGCACTTCCAGTCCATCCAGTTCAGGCATGATTCCGTCCAGGAGAATGATAAATTTATCTTCGGGTGAATACCATTCCGATTGCAGGAACTGTGCTCCGTTTTCGAAGCTGCTTACCTCCATCTTGAGATTATTTGCCGGCTCCCATTCCCTGAACTGCTGGACGACAATCCGGCGGATCAGCGCATCGTCATCGACAACGATCACTTTAAGCACCTGTTCCACTTTACCTGCCGGAAGATACTCGTTATAGAGGGTTGTCTGGTTTCTTCCGGCATGTTTGCTGGCATACAGGGCCTGATCCGCATCCTCAATCAGCTCCTCCGGATCATCCCGCCGGGCTCTGATCTCTGTGATTCCGCCTGAGAAGGTCACACGGAACTGCTGCTGCTTAGCCCAGAAATCCATGCCTGCGAACTGACTCTGGATTCGTTCTATGACAAGCAGTGCGGAAGCCGCATCCGTATTAGGCATGAATAGGGCAAACTCTTCCCCGCCATAACGGCAGAAGGTATCTTCGACACGGATGGAGCTGCGCACCAGCTCTGAAAAAGCCTGCAGCACCTCATCCCCGACCAGATGGCCGTAAGTATCATTTATATGTTTGAAATAATCCAGGTCGAGCAGCGCCAGTGAAAAAATCCGTTCGGTCCTTCTAAAATCGGATACCAGCTGCTTCATCGTCTGATTAAAGTATTTGCGGTTATAAGCACCGGTCAGCTCATCGATAATAATCGATTTCTGCCACTCCTTCTTCAGCTCAAAGCGGTTCTTGATCAGAACTAGAAACAGGTCGATGTCCACCGGCTTCGGCATGTAATCCATCACACCCAGTGAATATGCGTACAACTGGAGATCCTTGGAATGCTCGCCGCTCATGATAATAATCGGGATACGTTCTTTTTTGGCTTTTCCGATAATCTGGTGAAGGACATCAATTCCGCTCTGATCAGGCAGCAGAATGTCCAGCAGAATCAGATCCGGCCTGCTCTCATAAAACAGCTTCAGCCCGCGCTCCGCCGACATCGCGATATTCACATAATAAGATTGCTGCTCCAAAGATTCCCGCAAAAAAGCGACAAGCTCCACATCATCATCCACAAGCAGAATTTCATACTTCTGCTGCTTGGAGCCGGTAGAGAGGCTGATTTCCAGCACAGGGTCGGGCACGCTTCCGGAGGATTCTTCTCCGCTAAACAGGTCCAGTACAGGGTGTAAAACCTCGCGCCATTCCGCCTCCATCCAGACCTTATCACTATGATCCGAGAAATAGAGCAGCGTACTGCTGGCAAACCTCTCTACCCGGTCCAGGCCGACGGTTCCCGCAGTTCCTTTTAGATTATGCAGAAAACGGTAGATCTCCCTTTCCCCGACATACTGCTGGCCCGACCATTTCTCCAGAGTCTCCCTAGTCCGCTGTTCGACTAGCGCTTTATATTTTCTAGTTGTCATATTTACTCCTTAAACAAATATATCAATCTATAAGGACATCCTAATTTACACATTCAGTCAACTTATTCTAATGAATATAGGCTTGAAGATCAAATAGATAATCAGACTGACAAAAAACCTTTGGTTGCCGCCTGTGTCATCATTTGCAATAATGATTGAAACGGTTCATTCCGTTAATGCGGCGGATGAACAAAGAATAGACACATAGGAGGCTTTTTCATTGAAGGGGATTATTACTGTACTGGGAAAAGACAAAGTAGGGATTATTGCCAAAGTCTGTACATACCTTGCCGAACACAATCTGAACATACTTGATATCTCTCAGACGATTGTGCAGGACTATTTTAACATGATGATGATTGTAGATATTTCAGCGCCAAGCAAATCCTTTGAGGAGATTGTTCTGGATCTGCAGCATGTGGGCGAAGATATCGGCGTAGAAATCAAACTTCAGCATGAGGATATCTTCAATATTATGCACCGCATTTAGCAGCGAAAGGATGAGCGAACAATGATTTCACGTGGCGAAGTACAGGAAACCAATCAAATGATCTCTGAAATGAATCTGGATGTCCGCACGATAACGATGGGTATCAGTCTGATGGACTGCGCCCATACCGATCTGCGGGTGTTTAACCAGAATGTATATGATAAGATTACCCGCTCCGCCGAGAAGCTGGTGAAGACCGGTGAAGATCTGGAGCGTCAATTCGGTGTGCCGATTGTCAACAAACGGATTTCCGTCACCCCGATCTCCATTGCGGCTGGTGCCGTTCATACGGATTCTTATGTACCGGTTGCGCAAATTCTGGACAAGGCGGCGAAAGAGGTCGGTGTTAACTTTATCGGCGGATTCTCCGCACTTGTGCAGAAAGGCTGCACCAAAGGCGACCGGATTCTGATAGACAGCATCCCTGAAGCCCTGGCTGTAACCGAATGTGTATGCTCCTCTGTGAATGTCGGCTCCTCGCGCAGCGGAATTAACATGGATGCCGTGAAGCTGATGGGCGACATCATTATCCAGACTGCGGAGCGCACCAAAGACCGAGATTCCATCGGCTGCGCCAAGCTGGTTGTCTTCTGTAACGCGGTGGAGGACAACCCCTTCATGGCCGGAGCTTTTCACGGTGTAGGCGAGCGTGAACTCGTCATTAACGTCGGCGTCAGCGGTCCCGGTGTCATCAAGCGTGCGCTGGAGGAAGTGAAGGGCCAGGACTTCGAGACGCTCTGCGAGACGATCAAACGCACCGCCTTCAAAGTTACCCGGGTCGGCCAGCTGGTCGCCCAGGAAGCCTCCAAGCGGCTGGGTGTGCCATTCGGCATCATTGATCTGTCCCTCGCCCCGACTCCGCTGATCGGAGACTCGATCGCTGAGATTTTCCAGGTCATGGGCCTGGAGGAAGCCGGCGCTCCCGGCACTACTGCAGCGCTGGCCATTCTCAACGACAATGTTAAAAAAGGCGGCGTCATGGCCTCCTCCTATGTCGGCGGACTCAGCGGCGCCTTCATTCCGGTCAGCGAAGACCACGGGATGATTCAGGCGGTACAGCGCGGCGCACTGACCCTGGAGAAGCTGGAAGCAATGACCTGTGTCTGCTCGGTCGGACTCGACATGATCGCTATTCCGGGCAGCACCAGCAAAGAGACCATCTCCGGCATTATCGCAGATGAAGCTGCGATTGGTATGGTCAACAACAAAACGACTGCGGTACGCGTCATTCCGGTAATCGGCAAGGACGTCGGCGAGATGGTCGAATTCGGCGGCCTGCTCGGCTATGCGCCTGTGATGGCTGTGAATCCGTTCAACTGTGCCGGGTTCGTGAACCGCGGCGGACGGATTCCCGCACCGATCCACAGCTTCAAGAATTAAGTTTACGCAAAAGCGCCGCCCCCTGATTTCAGGCGGGCGGCGCTTTTGCGTACGTCTTAATCGGCTACCGGACGGCAGAAGGCCAGACATGACCCAGTTTCTCCGGTCCCATGATCAGGTAAACGCTCTGAATCTGCTCCCCGCTGGAGCTCAAGGCCAGGCATAGTACGGCCTTAACCTCGCCTTGATCTCTGTAGACCAGATTAGCTTCGCCATTAATGAGTTCTATCGAGGAAGTCCAGCTGCGCATCCGGACCAGTACCCTGCGCGAGGTGAGCAATGCCAGTACACCCTTGCGGCCCACCATCGGCCGGAGGATTGTATGTACTTCCTGCCCTCCTCCATCAGCAACGAGTACGGCTTGCTCTGTGAGGAGAGCGAGCATCCCGCTCACATCATGTGCGGCAAAGGCGGCGGTGAACCGCTGAAGCATTCCCGTACGAACCTGCTCCTCTGCAGGTGAAATCGCTTCGCCGGCCGGATCAGCCTGAAGAGTCCGCTTCACACGGCTGAATATTTGCCGGCAGTTGCTTTCTGTTTTGCCGACCATCCCGGCAATCGCTTCGTATTCGTATTGATAAGCTTCCCGGAGCACAAACACCGCCCGTTCGACAGGTGACAGCTTCTCCAGCAGCACGAGGAATGCCATGGAAAGGGTGTCCTTACGCTCTGCTACCGCTTCGGGTCCGTCATACAGCTCGCTCACCGGCTCGGGCAGCCATTCGCCGATATAGGTCTCCCTGCGGCTGTGCGCGGAATTCAGCAGATTCAGGCAGCGGTTAGTAATACTTTTGGCCACATAAGCCTTGATGTTATCAATACTAGTGAGGTCACGCCGCTGCAGGTCAGCAAAGCAGTCCTGAACCACATCCTCCGCGTCCGCCACTGTACCTAGCATCCGGTAAGCAATAGAGAAGGCGTACCTTCTGTAATTAAGGTATAATTCCGCAAGCTCCGCCGACTCCGCAGACTGCGCGGTTTCCGCTTTACGGTTCCGGGCATTCAACACCATGCTCCCCCTCCCTTGTACCGTTTGTTACATCGATACCCCCGGATACATGCCTGTGGAGATCGCGATCCGGTTCCAGCTGTTAATCGTATTGATGCTCATTATCCAGTCGACGAATTCCTCTTCGCTAACATATTCGCGGACATTATCAAAGACTGCCTGCGGCACCCCGCCCTGGCTGATGAGGGTTACTGACTCCGCAAGCTCAAGAAGCGCTCTTTCCTTGCCGCTGAACACCGGTGCTTCCCGCCATACGCTGACCAGCACCAGCTTATCCTGGTAATCCCCCAGCTTCAGCAGATCCTTGGCATGCATATCCAGACAAAATGCGCAGCCGTTGATCTGCGATACCCGTATTTTGACCAGCTCGGCAAGCACCTTGTCCAGTCCCCTGCCTGCATTATGCTGCTCTGCTGCCATCATTGCCCGGAACGCGGGTGCATTTACCTGTCTGTAATTAAATCTTAAACTCATTGTTGATCGCCTCCATGAATTAGGTTCAATAGTGGAGACAATGCAGGGATATCTTTTGTGACAATTATCTTTAACAAACGCCGCAGCCAGTCTTAAGCCTCTGCCCGCTTGCTCTTTCTGATCGTAATCAGACGCCAGCCTGTCAGCAGTGCCGAGACCAGACAAATGACCGAAGAAGTCATAAAGACCACGTGCATGCCCGAGAGGAAAATATCCGGACGGCCCGGAACGAGGCCGGTTACCCGGTGCCCTGCCTTGCTGCTCATCACATTGAACAGGATGGATGTGGCAATGGTGATCCCGACGACCATCCCCACATTACGGACAAGTGAATTGACACTGCCCGCAGAACCAAGCTGAGTGCGCGGGACCTTACTCATAATCAGTGAATTGTTCGGAGACTGGAACAGCCCGCTGCCGATCCCGAGCATCGCGATCCACAGTCCGACGAGAATAACGGAGCTTCCGTCATGCAGCCGGGCCAGCCCGAACTGGGCAATCACCATGACGATGAGCCCGGCGAAGGTTAAGAACTCAGAGCCGATCTTATCAGACAGAGCCCCGCTGAGCGGAGCGATGACAACCATCGAAATCGGAAAGAGCATCAGCAGAAATCCGGCATAGAACGGTGACAGGCCCAGCATATTCTGCGCATAGAAGGGCGAGATAATATTGAAGCAGAAGTTGGCCACAAATACGAGAAAGGCACACAGAATGCTAAGTGAAAATAGGGAGTTCTTAAACAGCGACAGCTGCAGCAGCGGTGCCTGACTGCGGAGTTCCACGACAATAAAAGCGATGAACGAGGCGGCGGCAGCGATAAGCGCAGCGACGATCTTGCTGTCCCCATAACCAAGCTGCTGTCCCAGCAGCAGTCCGGCAAACAGTGTAATGATAAAGAACGCAAACAGCAGACTGCCCGGCAGATCAATCCGCGATTTCACCCGGACCAGATCCTTCGGCAGAACCTTCATTCCGAGCGCGAAGGCAATCAGGCCAATCGGCACATTCACCCAGAAAATATATTCCCAGCCCAGGGTGGATACAATAATTCCGCCAAGGCTAGGTCCGGCGATACTGCCGAGAGACACGAAGGTCCCGATCAGGCCAAGCGCCTTGCCGCGTTCGGTAGCCGGAAAAATATCCGTCACAATTCCCTGGCTGTTCGCCATGGTCATCGAAGCACCAATGGCCTGAACGACACGGGAGGCAATAAGGAATGGAAGACTTGTGCTCCATCCGCAGAGCAGAGAACCGAGAATGAAAATCACTGTCCCGATTCTAAACACACGGATCTTACCGACCATATCCCCCAGCTTACCAAAAAACAGAATAACCGAACAAATCGCCATCAGATACCCTGTAGTGACCCATTCGACCTGGGCAACCGGCAGATTCAGCTGCTTCACCAGCACCGGCAAGGCAATATTGACAATACTTCCGTCCAGGGTAGACATAAAAGTAAACAAATTTAGAACAATCAGAATAATCCAGCGCTTCTTCTGAACCGCTGCATCCTCCTGATAGGTTGCACTAATCGCACTCATGGAAGAACACCCTCTTGAATCGAATTTCAGAACTAGTTGCGTGCGCAACAATCTGCATTCCCCAGTGTACAGCAAATTAGTTGCGTGCGCAACAACTTTACGGTAAGCTTTTGAAGAGAGTACTAACAGCAGCGCATGAATCTAAAGAGGTGTCCGTATTGAGAAAAGAACCGATCGGCAAGCTGGTTGCCTATCTTCACCGCCAGAACACAAAAATATTGAGCAAAGAACTTGCACCCTACGGGCTTGGCAGCGGCGGACAGCACAGTTTTCTGAAGCTGATTCTCGGCCATCCGGGCATTACGCAGGACCAGATGACGAATGAAATGAAATTCGATAAGGCGACAACAGCCCGTTCCGTGAAGCATCTGGAGCAACTGGGATATATTGAACGGCGAACCGATCCGAAAGACCGGCGTTCTTCTCTTTTGTATCCTACAGCCAAAGCCGTGGACTTTGCTCCAGTATTTCAATCCATTCTTGATGAGCATAACCGCAAGCTGACTGCCAATCTGACGGAGGAGGAAGCCGACACACTGGTGGCTTTGCTTCATAAGGTTACCCGTACTTCCGAAAGCTTATGATAGAGACTGTCTTAGAGCCGCCTTAATGTCTCCACATCAAAAAGGCCCT of the Paenibacillus pedocola genome contains:
- a CDS encoding aldo/keto reductase: MKYSYLGKSGLKVSQLCLGTMNFGPETEEKEAFRIMDAALDAGINFFDTANVYGGQERRGWTEEIIGRWFKQGGGRREKVVLATKVYGEMFDEHDGPNSGSGLSAYKIRRHLEGSLKRLQTDHVELYQMHHVDRNVSWDELWGAFEIAVAQGKAGYIGSSNFAGWHIAAAQAQAKARHFLGLVSEQHLYNLLERTPELEVLPASQELGLGVIPWSPLAGGLLGRNALSKTGVRSARSAKLEQHRGQLEQFSALCKELGEHEDQVALAWVLANPAVTAPIIGPRTMQQFEDSLRVTEIVLDEETLKKLSEIFPGPGRPAPEAYAW
- a CDS encoding ATP-binding protein, translating into MSIKHKYFRIIAGLIILVILTGAGLYFYINAEQERLNHNQEVLQHKAGTINEMAATLKEVFFRVRGYSLLKSDNELKLAYEALDKLENVLGAYSKLNLSPEEADFREDLEAFVVQYQNVTLPKFIAYVEQDDYAGLRVLAKDGVTQAVNDFLAYTKNYETRSNQQLSDMVDQSLKQANDFTILAFLLSMALLLLFTLMIWRILKIVIDPIVQLEQATNSLAAGEAVLLSKLHKQDEIGRLYEAFLNMTHSIQDKEEELMMQNEELHAQQDELQDQQFKLERSLSEIENMMKALDQSSAVAILSQKGIFTYANENLSDYTGYKNAELAGSTFRLFDVQNLSDSQTQQIIRKLSTGGVWSDEIRMNMKNGTPVWLHMTIMPYLNDDGEIYQYILIANNITSMKNVQQELAETLKNTEQTKIMLERSNQLNHDITYTLDKQDFAEKFIEFMNKQYAFDSSLFLLVKDNISAVKGVPQENVERYLGSESGNMLHRMRTEKSYITKRPSTLREQGIAPEGTDSYDFYSTVVNAQDDVLAVFCGTRIGHSFSEDEINEIQGMMNRVALAIERLFMYEEIEYGRRLNQDIVNNVNEGIQFVQMDGSMLHMNQVLAQMFGYNEWSEGDLIPKERWSGHFIHTANESDELELFYQKAMSEHFIESSSMKYSLGKESLKHIDMYAIPVYRRETRFGTLFVHRDITREYELDLMKSDLVSTVSHELRTPLSSVLGFTELLLSKTMKPEKQLKYLETIHREAQRLTELINDFLDLQRMESGTQQYNPEPLNLSELVLGVIDQYKLSGTHHILLEDEAQNAEVDVDRDKIVQVLTNLLSNAIKFSPGASEIKVMLHNEPERVVVEIQDHGLGIPKNQIGQLFQKFRRVDNSASKRIGGTGLGLAICKEIIEKQKGSIGIESEEGEGSTVWFSLPLRNASGNRHEDEPIKLSADKDQKPNVMIVEDDYSLSLLLSEELKGKGFRVTHHYHPQEAYEQALKTPFVAIVVDLMLGEELDGWDLIRMLKDDVRTEHVPIIISSALDKADKNMLDNVQKYLTKPYPPGELTGTLQEIVGIRQRSGEVLFPDSSPWDNEE
- a CDS encoding response regulator, which codes for MQKVLIVDDEDVLRMLIEDTLEDLEEVELHTAENGREAMTKLSRYKFDLVILDYMMPELTGIEVLGLMDEEMKAATPILMLTAKAQDADRNIAREAGARYFMPKPFSPMELLQIVEGILSDKKKPQ
- a CDS encoding protein adenylyltransferase SelO; the encoded protein is MTEKIEIRDAGWNLDNSYASLPESFFSKLKPTPVRLPKLIILNEHLAAALGLNHSALRSNDGVAVLAGNEVPEGAVPLAQAYAGHQFGHFTMLGDGRAVLIGEQITPPGVRVDIQLKGSGRTPYSRRGDGRAALGPMLREYIISEAMHALGIPTTRSLAVVTTGESVIRETEQPGAVLTRVAASHLRVGTFQYAAARGNTQDLQALADYTLQRHYPEAEGGVDRYLSLLKEVINRQAELIARWQLVGFVHGVMNTDNMALSGETIDYGPCAFLDTYDPETVFSSIDLQGRYAYGNQPRIAAWNLARFAEALLPLLHDNEPQAVKLAEDALSDFTERVLRIWLTGMRAKLGIFNEEQQDESLIDGLLGMMQKNRADYTNTFRALTLGRPEDTVLFGNEDFAKWKELWEARLSRQEESQASSRLLMRSSNPALIPRNHRVEEALEAAVEREDYSVMERLLSVLSNPYAYTPEQEEYSTLPESCSSPYRTFCGT